The stretch of DNA GCATCTCCATCGCATCTTCGCCGGGCAGTAGGTGCACATCCGTCGCCCCCGCCTCGCTGGCTGCCGACAAAATCACATCGACAAGCTCTGTGACGTATTGCGGGTCCTCTTCGCCACAGCGGGGAAGTCGTTCGCGAAACTGAGTTTCAAGGTTTTGCGGCATGATTGGTCGATTTACAATGCGGAGCCGACGGACATGGGAATTCAGCAACAGGTGACGGCGACCCGCTCAGAAGTCTGTCCCTACCCTCTCTAGATGCTGAATTCTGGCGGATTTGTCTGAAAAATGCACCCAAATCCGGTGGAAACCGACAGGAAAACCGCAGCGGGCGATGGGGCTTGTTTCACAGATAGCGGCGGCTCCTCTTTGTCGAATGCCCGTCGATTGGGGGTGATTTTGGCTGAAAATAGCGGCCCGCTTTGGTACAGTGAATCTTGCCATTCTTGCGTTCGCTTGCAGTGGGACGCGGATGAGTCGAACTGGGTGTGCGATCTCCCGCCCGGTTGATTCCTAGAAATTGTAGTGACCGGATCAAGAAAACTTTATTCCTGACTTGCCTGGAAGGGCTGTTGAATGCATTCGTATCGCTTGGTTGTTGGCCTGATGGCCGTAGCTGGATTTGCTTTGGGAGGCGTCTTCATCACCGGATGTGCTCAGGCGGAAGATAATCCCCCGAAACCCCCTAAGAAAAGTTTCGTACCGCTATACAACGGCAAAGACTTGTCCGGGTGGGAAGTGCTGGACGGAAACATCGAGGCCTGGAAGGCCGATGGCGAATTGCTGAGTTGCGTTGGTGAGGGCGGCGGATGGCTTCGCACCGAAGAAATGTACAGCGACTATGTTTTGAAGCTCGAGTTTCGCGTTCCGCCCAACGGCAATAGTGGGGTCGGCCTGCGGTTTCCTGATGAGGGGAATCCTGCCTTTGCCGGGATGGAAATTCAAATTCTCGATGACGAGGGCGACGAGTACACGGAACTCAAAGATTCGCAGTACAGCGGTAGTATCTACTCCGAAGTCGCCGCCAAACGGGGCGCTCTCAAACCGCCCGGTGAATTCAACAGCTACGAGATCACCTGCAAAGGACCGTTTATCAAAGTGGTGCTCAACGGAAAAACGATCACCGAAGCGAACATCGATGAATACGACAAAGCGTCGGGCGACTACAAGCCGCTCCGCGATCGGCCGCGGATTGGTTATATCGGCTTGCAAAATCACGGCTCGCGGGTCGATTTTCGCAACATCGAAATCAAGGATTTGACGAATTCGATTACCGATCCCGATACGAAAGTGGAAATGGCGTATGTCGACATTGTCGAAGGCGAAGGGGATGCGGTCGGAGAGGGAGATGCTCCCACGATTCATTGCACCGGACGCTTGCTCAATGGCGAAAAGTTTTACAGCAGCCACGACGGTGCAGGACAACCGTTGGCGTTGCCTTTGACTGGTTATATCCCCGGTTGGCAATTGGGCATTCCGGGAATGAAGGCGGGCGGACGACGCAAGTTGATCATTCCCTATCAATTGGCGTACGGATTGCGAGGATTTCCGCCGTCGATTCCTCCCAAGGCCATGTTGGTCTTCGATGTAGAGGTCGTCAAAGTCAAATAATTTCGAGCGGCCCAAGAATTCCGATGGCACAGCCGGCGGCCGAGTCTGTTTTCCTTAAGATGAGAATGTAGTCATGAGTGTTTCCAACGAAAATGCCCCGGAAGTCAATGTTGACGTTCCCTGTCCGAGCTGCGGAGAAATGTCCCGCAAGGGTTCGGTCCGTTGCCGAGAGTGCGGCGCGTTTTTAGACCCGAATACCGAGCGATTAGCCCAAGAGGGTATGGGTAAAGAAGACGTCAATTTGGCCGATTTTGATTTGGCGGATGAGGTGGAGGAAGGGGACGACTTTGAAGTCGCTCCCGGCGTCACAACCTTCGAAGCGACCGAAAGCACATTCGACCTCCGCAGTAATTCCCCCAGCAGCACCGTGGACGAAGATTATTCGCTCACCGATGATCCGTTGGCCGAAGAAGGAGAGGTAGGGGCTGAGGCTGCGGCAGGACCTGCTGGAGATTCTGGAGATGCAGGGGAGAGTGCAGAAGGGACCGATGCAAAAGCCGATCCACTCCCGCCTGGGGGATCGTCGGGAGATGCCTTACTAGATGGCGCGATGGTCGAAGAGTTGGAGGCCTTACGTCGCAGCATGGGCCGCGTGGTCAAAGTGAACGAATTGGTTCCAGGGCAGGGGGTGGTCGTCTATTGCCCCAGTGGGCACCGAATTCATGTTGCCGACAAGTTTCGCGGACGAACCGGTCGTTGCCCGCAATGCCGCGCACCGTTTCTGGTTCCCGGAACCCCTCCCGCCGGTGCACTGGACGACACCGAAGATGATGACGGTTACGAGCTCCTGGAGGATTCGGCAGAACGGATTATTTTCGAAAGCGATAAATACGGTCGCTTCACAACATGGATGCCCAATGTCCGTCTGCACCGCGTGAATATTTCGAAGTTGCGACTCAAGGCGGGCAGCTTGGCCGACGAATCAGAACTCGTCGACATCGGGTTCTCGGACGACGCAATGCTGTTGGTGACTGTCTTTAAAGGCAAGGGGGGTATGACCAACAAGGCCGCCCTGCGCAAAAAACCGGCAATCCGCGAGAAGGTCCGTGATGCTTTGGTCGAGGCGGCCAAGCGACCCGATCCGGGCGAACTCCCCGCACCGTATTCGCAATATATCAGTAAGGGAGACTTCGAAAAAATTTGGATCGCCCAGCCGGCACTTCCGCTGGGGGAATCGCTATTCGCCGATCTGAATCTGTTCGGCGACGGCGTGATTGGCATCCGTCTGCCGGGCGTCGAAGGGAGCGACGAACGGCTGTACATCACCCCCACACTTTCACAGTACCGCCGCTTGGTTCTGATCTTGGCCGAGAAATTCCAAGTGGTGCTTGCATCCGAACCACACGGTATCCCGTTGATGGACCAATCCGTTGACAAAAATTGCACTGTGAACGGCAAGGATTTGAAGATCCTGCAGCACGTCGAGTTTTATAAAACCGATCCCAATATCGAATTGGAACTGATCGGTCGAGAATGCGTCGCCTGCGGCATCGTGATCAGTGAGTCAGCACGCCGCATGGAGAAACTGGGTGGCAAAACCGGTTCGGGAATTGCCAAGGTCAAGTGTCCCGCGTGTGAACAAAAACTGGGCGACAAACCGGTCTACCGTATTAAACCGGCCGATCCAACCGGCCTCGAAGCTGAAGAGCCCGAGTCCTAATCGAGACTGAACGATTTCAGCAACAAACACTCGCGGTCGCCATTCCGGCAACCGCGATTTTTTTTATGCTATGAAACCCGCGATTGACACCTCAGACTATAAGTCTTACACTCGCCTCAGACTTGATGTCTGACAAACGGTCTGACTCATGGAGGAAACCAACCGATGCCTATCCAGCGACGCCATGTCGCCGATGCTGAACTCGCCGTGCTGGAAGTCCTCTGGGACCATAGCCCGCGGACAATTCGTCAATTGACCGATATTCTCTACCCCGGCGGAACCACGTCCGAATACGCCACCGTGCAAAAATTGTTGCAGCGGTTGGAAGACAAAGGCTGCGTCAGTCGCGATCGCAGCCAATCCGCCCACCAATTCTCACCCAGCATTGCTCGCGACGATCTGATCGGCGAACAACTGGAGCAGGTCGCGCAAAAACTGTGCGACGGATCTTTGACGCCGCTGCTGATGCACCTCACCAGCAACGTGCGGCTGAAAAAACGCGAACGCGAGTTGCTCAAAAAAATGATTGACGAAGCCAAGTAGCACGATCCGCAAGCGCCTTTGATGGATGGAGACAACCCATGCTGCAAACCTTGTTCGAAATCGTGCTCGCCAACGCCGTTTTGGCGACTGTGCTGGCAATCGGCGTCGCCTTGTTCGCGCGGCTGTGCCGTCGTCCGGCGATTGCGCATGGGCTGTGGTTGTTGGTGTTTTTGAAATTGATCACGCCGCCGCTTGTGACGGTACCCCTCGAAATCCTACCGGCTCCTCCGGTCATCAGTACCTCTTCGGCTGTTATCCACGCGCCGGTGGAAACCACGGTCGCCGTGCAAGAAGCGCCTATTCCCACGGCAATCGTTGCAACAAACGCTGCACCACAACTTACCGCAGCCCCGCAGCCAGCAGGTTTTCCATGGCGCAATTATCTGGTCGAGGGAATTGTCGGCCTCTGGATCGCCGGGGCGTGCGGCTGGTTGTTGTTATTGGGCATACGGGCCTGGCGCTTCCATCGGATGGCTCGCCGGACCGCGCTCGCGCCAGCGGCATTGCAACAACAAGTACGTCGGTTATCAACTGCGTTCGGCGTGCAGGCGGTGCCGGAGGTCCGCATGATTCACGCGCAGGTCTCGCCGCTGTTATGGCGGATCGGTGGTCGTCCGGTGATCCTTTTGCCGGCTGAACTACTCACACAATTAACGCCCGCCCAGATCGACGGTATTCTCGCGCACGAACTGGCTCACTTACAGCGCCGCGATCATTGGACACGGCGGTTGGTGCTCTGTGTGACCGCTCTGTATTGGTGGCATCCGGTGCTCTGGTGGAGCCGGCGGGGCTTGGAGCAAGCGGCGGAGCAATGTTGCGACGCCGCCGTGGTCGCCCGCTTTCCCGACCACAGCCGCGACTATGCCGCGGCGCTATTACAAACGATCGACTTTCTAACAGGCGCTCGCCCACGGTTGCCAGCGTCGGCAACCACATTCGGGCAAGGCCGTTCACTGAAACGGAGATTTGCAATGATTCTGGACAAAGGAGTGTCCCCACGGTTGTCGTGGAAAATGCGCGGCGTGTTGGCTGCCGTTGGTTTGACGGTGTTGGTGGTTTCGCCGTGGGTGGTGGCGGAGGAGAAGGCGACGCTGGAAAAACCGCACCCTGAACCAAGAGCCGCTGTCGGTGCTTCGGAAGCGGAATTTGAACGAATTTACGCAGGTGGGAACGATGTAAAAACGGATTCTAAAACATTAAATCAATCCGTCTACATGGTTGCCTGTCGCATGTTGGTCCAAGATGAATCCGGCAGGGAGCATGTGATCTTTTCACCGCGGATTATTCTCGCCGAGAATCAAGAAGGGACGATCGCGGTCGGCCCCATCCCTGGACGCACTCCTAAGTCCGATCCCGAAATCTCGCAACTAATCACAATGGGCCGCGCCATGCGGCACGTGAAGGTGCAACAACTCGATGGCGATTTTGTTGCGTTCTTCGCCCGCATCGACGACAAACCCGAAATGAACAAGGGGCTCCTTCCTGATGATGACGGAGTGGTCACACGGGAATTCACGCATGTCTATACCAAGTCACTCAATGTTGTTGAGAAGGTCCGACTCGGCAAGACGTTTTCTGTTCCGTTTTACGATACGGACGACGACAAAAAATCAAAACGCTGTCTCGAATTCACCGTCACACGCATCGAAAAAGCGAAACCCAAATCGCCCGAACCCTCCGTATGGGGTTTCACGATACCGGACGATGCCTCACCGCTCGGACAGGAAATCCGCTCTGCTCTCAGCGTAGTGCTCAAAAAGAAAAAGAGCGTTCCCGCATTCATGGCAACGACAGCCATCAAAAACCTGCGAGTCACCGTCGAACAGGTCGTTGACGAACTGGGTGACGCTAAAAACTATCCATTGGTCGGCCCGGCGCGACTGCGTAAACAGCAAATCGAGTGTACGGCATTTTTCGACATCGAACGGCAATCAAACTGGCCGGTGCCTTTTACGAACGTTGAGAACTGCAAGGAAGTTTTCTATCTCAACTGGGATCAATTGTTTCGGGTTATTGAAAATCCGAGCGACAAAAATTCGCCCGCGAAATCCATCGGCGATGAAACGTCAAGCACAGATGCTGACGCCGGAACGAAAACGCCTGACTCAACAATTCTTCGAGGGGCAGGTGTGGTGAGCGACTCGGGTCTCGTCGGTGAGGTCATTTTCGATGAGCGAGTAAAGACGCCGTAGGCTTTTTTCCGCATCAAAATTTTGCCGGCCCGTGCCCCGAATTGGGGTTGCGGGCTGTTTTTCGTGGCATATGATTTGGATCGCGCTCCGCAACAGATTCGGGCTGGAAACCGCACCGCGTGGACCAGTCACTTTTGGTCAACAGCCGGTCTTTCAAGTGGGGGACTGCAACATCTCAAACCCAATTGCCAGTTTCGTTTCAGGCCGGTCGCGGCTTTCGGGTAATTTGGCCGGATCGGCTGATATTCGCCGGTTGGTGAAGCTAATCCCGTTGTGCCCGGCTTGTGATTTGGAGAATTTCATCAAGGCTTTGACAATTAAAGAGTTGCGCCACTGCCAATCACCGTAACTGGGTCACGATTTTCTTGACGATCGCCATCCAGCAGGTAGACTTCCCTCAGACGAGAGAACGTCTCAACGGCTTCGCGGAGGCGAAAACACGGACGGGCCATCTGCAGCGTCGAATCCTTGGATTTGACACCAAGAATTATCACTATTTCATTTGTCCCAGCCGCATAATACGTCGCTACCGCAGGAGTCGTTGGTGCCCCGCCAGTCTTCCGAAGAATTCAAAGAACTTGTCCGTTCCCGCACGGACATCGTCAGCCTGATCGGTGAAGGCGTTTCGCTTGAGTCGCGTCGCGGCGGGCATGAGTTCGTGGGGTTGTGTCCGTTTCATGACGATCGTAATCCTTCGCTGCGCGTCTATCCGGAGCGGCAATCGTTTAAGTGTTGGTCCTGTAATACAGGCGGCGATTGCTTTGAATTTGTGATGCAAAGCGAACGGGTCGAATTTCGCGAAGCCATTGAGCTGTTGGCCACCCGGGCCAATATCGAAATGCCTCGCACACATCAACGCGGCAGCCAGAGTCAAGACGGAACCAGCAAGAGTCAATTGTTTGAAGTGGTTGCTTGGGCTGAGCAACAATTTCATGAATGTCTGTTGAATAGCCCACAGGCGGCGACAGCGCGTGATTATTTGAATTCGCGCGGTTTCACTGCCGATGTCATCGCCGCTTATCGCTTGGGTTATCATCCCAACGATTGGGAATGGTTGATTCAGCGAGCACGGGGCAAGTTTGGCTTAGATGTTTTGACGGCTGCCAAGCTGGCCGCCCAACGGGATGGCGGACGCGGTTATTATGATTATTTCGTAGATCGGGTGATGTTTCCGATTCGCGACATGCAACGTCGCCCTGTTGCATTTGGAGGACGTATCCTTCCGGGAGAGACGCGTGAAAACGCTCCAAAATATTTTAATAGTTTAGAGAGCATTATCTTCACTAAAAGCCGTCTGCTCTACGGTTTCGATCATGCTCGCGACGCGATTCGCAAGACCGACACGGTGGTTGTCGTGGAAGGGTACACGGATTGCATTACGACACATCAGCACGGCCAGATGAACGTTGTCGGCACATTGGGAACGGCCCTGACCGAAACACACGTGACCAACCTAAAGCGTTTTGCCCGCAAAGTGGTCTTGGTCTACGACGGTGACGATGCCGGCCAAAACGCGGCGGAACGGGCTTTGACGAAGTTTTTGGCCCAAGAGGTGGATCTGAGAATCATGACATTGCCCGCCGGCATGGATCCGGCGGACTTTTTGGCCACCCACGGAGCGGCCGCTTTTGCGAAAGACATCGAACAAGCCCCGGAGGCTTGGCAGCATAAATTCAGAAGAGCAGTGGCTCGTTATGGCGTAGACTCAATTGATGCCAAGGATCGCGTGTTAGACGAAATGCTGGAGGTCCTGGCAACGGTGCCGCACACCGGTGGTGCGGATGCGGGAAAATGGCGGAATCGTGAGGATTTGATTTTAGGGTCGCTGGTCCAACGGTTGGGGCTGAAGGAACATGCGGTCAGACAACGTCTGAGCGATATTCGCCGACGGGCCGCTGACCGGCAACGAAACCACGACGGTCCGGAGGCCATGCAGCACGACGGACCAGCATATGATTCTGTTTCACTGCCGCGGAAATCACTCTCCCGCCGTGACGTATACTTGGAACAAGAATTATTGCAGATTGTCTTGGCCCACCCTGCTGTGGTCGGACGCTTACGGGAAGACTTTGCTTGCGAGGAATTACAGGACCCGCAATTACGAAAACTTTTGGCCTGTTGTTATGGACTTATGGATGCGGGAGAGGAATTGACCTTTCTCCGTGTGATGGCTGAGTTGGAGGACTCCGCCTTGAAAGGAATCGCTGTCTCATTGGATGAGGAAGCCCGCCGAAAAGGAATCGGCGCGGATCTGCTGGAACAAACTTTGGCCTGCCTGCGCGAGCGTCACACGACCGACGCGGTGGAGATGTCCGGCCAAATACGCGAGCAGGTCCAACAGTCGGGTGGCGGACTAAATGATGAAACAGCGGCGATGTTACGCCGGCTTTCTGAATACAACAAGAAACGCGCAGTCAAGAACAAGTTGGCTTGAATATCGCGGAGGACTCTCTGTGCACAGACTCGACGAAAACCTAAAAGTTTTAGTGGAACAAGGGAAGCAGCAAGGTTATTTGACCTTCTCACAGGTCAATGACTACCTTCCCGATGAAGCCGTGAATCCCGAAAAGCTCGACAACTTGTTGATGTCTTTAGAGGAGATCGGGCTGGACATCGTCAACGACGAGCAACCGGCGGTTGCCAATCCGAAGAAGAAACGCGCCCGGGCCACGCGAAGCAAAAAATCGGATGAAGAACAATCGCGGCGGATTGACGATCCGGTACGGATGTATCTGACGCAAATGGGCGAAATCCCGCTGCTCACGCGGCCTGAGGAAATCGCGCTGGCCAAAAAAATTGAGGTCACCCGTCGTCGTTTTCGCCGGCAATTGCTGGAAAGCGATTACGCACTGAAAACCTCGCTCGACATTTTGACCAAGGTCCACCAAGGGCAATTGCCTTTTGACCGGACCATCAAAGTCTCGGTCACCGAAGGTTTGGAAAAGACGCAGATTCTCGGTCGCATGCCGTACAATCTTGCGACGCTTGAGGAATTGCGGCGGAAAACCATCGAGGATTTTGCGATTGCCACCGATGAATCGGCGACGCAGAAAGTTCGCCGTGATGCTGAAGAACGGCTGAAGGTCCGGCGGCGCAAAATGGCGACGCTGATCGAAGAGTTGAGTTTGCGGACGCAGCGGTTGCAACCGTCGCTGAAACGGCTGGAACAAATCTGCCGACGGATGATCGACATCGAAAAGCAGATTTACAGCATCCGCAACCTCAAGACGGCCAAAGACGAACGGGCCAACCTGCAGAAAGAGTTGCAGGATCTGATGAACATGACATTGGAGACGCCCAAAAGTCTGCGGAAGCGGATGCGGAACATTCAAGAGCGGTTCGCCGCTTACGAATTGGCCATGAGGCAGTTGTCGGGCGGGAACTTGCGGTTGGTGGTTTCGATTGCCAAGAAATACCGCAACCGTGGCTTGAGCTTTTTGGATTTGATCCAAGAAGGAAATACCGGCTTGATGCGGGCGGTCGATAAATACGAGTATCGCCGCGGCTACAAGTTTTCGACGTACGCCACTTGGTGGATTCGCCAGGCGATCACCCGCGCCATTGCCGATCAAGCCCGTACGATTCGGATTCCGGTGCATATGATCGAGACGATGTCCAAGCTCCGTAAAGTCAGCAAAACGTTGCTGCAGGAGAACGGCCGCGAACCGACGATTGAGGAAACGGCCGAAGCAGCTGAAATCAGCCTGGAAGAAACGCGTCGCGTGCTGAAAATCTCGCGGCACCCGATCAGTCTGGATCGTCCGGTTGGGGAGAGTGAAGATAGCTATTTCGGCGATTTCATCGAGGACGACGCTGTTGATAATCCAGTCAACGCTGCAACGCAGGAAATGTTGAAAGACAAGATCGACTATGTGCTGCGGACATTGACCTATCGCGAGCGGGAAATCATCAAGCTGCGATACGGCTTAGGAGACGGGTACACCTATACGTTGGAAGAGGTGGGCCGGATCTTCAAGGTCACCCGCGAGCGGGTTCGACAAATCGAAGCCAAGGCGGTTCGCAAACTGCAACATCCGGTGCGTAGTAAACAGTTGAAAGGCTTTTTAGACAGCCTGGCGACGGGAGTCGCTGGGGAATAAACGGTTCAGGGCCGGTCAATTTTGACCGGCCTTTTTTTGTGACGTGCTGAACAGGACCAGTTCCGCTATTATGTGGGGGAAGTCGTTTCCCGGAGAACCCTGGGCTCCTGTGGGGCAAAATTCCTGTGGGGCAAACCTGCACCGGGGCAAAAACGATCGACCCGTTTTGCAACAACTTGTTGTGCATTAGCCATCCGTGATTTTTAGCTTCTCATACAAGCATCACTCATGGCTGAAAATTCAATCCCAGCCGCGACGTTCAACGTCGGAGACCGATTACGATGGCAGCGACCACCCATAGTTTGAGCGAGTTACACCAATTGCATTTGAAGTTGGAGAACGCACAAAGCCAGTTGGATCGGGGGCCCAAGCAGATCCAGGCCCGCCAACGGTTCGTGGAGACAAAAAAAGAAGAAGCTGCGGAGGTGCATGCGAAGTTTCAGAAACTGAAAATGGACGCGGACTCCCGCAGTTTACAACTGAAGACCAACGAAGCCCGCATTGAAAGCTTGCGCGGCAAACTCAACGCGGCGGCTTCCAACAAAGAATTCAACATCATCAAGGAACAAATCGAAGCGGATGAAGTTGCCAACAGCGTGTTGGAAGACGAAATCCTGGAAGCCTTGGAGAAAGTCGATTCCACTTCAACCGAAGTGGGGCAAGCCGAACAGGCGGTCAAGGACGCCGAAGCGGAAACCGCCCGGATTAGCCAGCAAGTCACCGAATCCAAAGCAGGGTTAGAAGCGGAATGCGAACGACTTCAAGCTGCCATCAAAGTTGCTGAAACCAGTATTCCCCCGAAAGTGGGAGAACAATATCGCCGCTTGGTGCAGGCGCACGGCGCCAGTGCGATGGCGGCCGTCACCGATTCGGTCTGCAGCAATTGCTTTGTCGGGATCACGGCCCAAATGTTGGTCCAGCTCAATACCCACCAGGTGATCTTTTGCAAAACCTGCGGCCGGATGCTGTACATCGACGATTCGGCATGATTTTTCTCGCGGATTCTCACAGCATCGCCACATAGGGTGGGTTGGGGGGACGGGGAATCGGAGTGGCCGCCGCGGTGAAAATCGCCTTCCGAAGGATCCGCAATCAGCATAGAATGGCTGTCTAGGAGGGTTTTGTGTCGTTGACTCCCCTCGTCGTGCCGCTTCTATCTCAATAGGCTGGTTATGCTGATCGAATCCATACGCCGCTGCTCGCGTGGGGCGATGATATGCCTTTTGGCTGTCGCTGTTGAAGCAGTCCTCATCGAAGGTGCTGCCGTTGCGGATCGGCCCGGTCAAGCGGAGCGTCGTCGGCAAGTCCAACTGAATAAGTATGAGGCGCTGCAGGCGAAGTTCGCAAAGTCGTTGGAAGAGGTCGCTGCCCAATGTGACCAAAACGGCTTTCCCAAGCAGGCAGCAGCAATCCGCGAATTAGGGGTTCCGCTGCCGGTGGACGATCTTCGCACACTCGAGTTGCCGGATAAAATTCAGCCCGATATTGCCAACGATCTCTCGCCGGCCGAACGGCGCTGGCGCGTCGAATTGCGGCATCTCCAGCAGGAGCAGGCGATCCAGTTGTATCAGCTTGCCCAGCGCGTGATAGAAATCGGTGAAGTCCGTTTTGCCTATCAGTTGATTCAAGAGGCGGTGCGGCAGGACCCCGATAACAAATCGGTCCGCAGTTTTTTGGGCTATGAACGGAGCGGCGATGAATGGACCACCCCGTTTCTGGCTCGCATGCGGCAGAAACATTATGTCAACACCGAAAAGTTTGGCTGGTTACCTCGTGATCACGTCAAGCGTTACGAAAAAGGTGATCGGTATTTCCGGTCGGGCCGCGGCAGCGTCGGACGCTGGGTGAGCGCCGCCCAGGAAGCGGAATTGCGCCGCAGTTTCAAAAACGCTTGGGAGGTGGAGTCTGAGCATTATCTCATCAAGACCAACCACAGCCTGGAGCGGGGCGTCGAGTTGAGTCGTCAGCTTGAGCAGTTCTATCGCGTCTTTTTCCAGACATTTTCCGGTTTTCTCACCACTCAGGATCAGCGGTCGAGCTTGGCCAAGGGGCGGCGACGCTCCACGAAAAATCAGTTTGAAATCCATTATTTCAGCAACAAAGAGGATTATGTCGAGGCGCTGCGGCCCCGCGTTCCGGAGATCAGCATCACGACCGGTTTGTATTTGACCGACACAGGCATCGCCTATTTCTACCATCAACCCGAAATGGATGAGGATCCCGAGGGCCCTGCCACGCGTACGATTTTTCACGAAGCGACGCATCAGCTCTTTGCCGAAACCCGCAAGACACGCCGCAAGTCGTTGATGGTCGGCGAGCATGCCCACTTTTGGATCATCGAGGGGATCGCCTGTTACATGGAGTCCTTCGCCAAGAAGGGGGATCGCTACGAGTTGGGTGACCCGATGTATCAACGCTTTCGTGCTGCTCGGTATCGCTATCTTGAGGATGACTACTACATTCCCTTGGGAAGATTCGCCTCGCAGGGCGCGAATGAAATCCAACACTCCATCGAGATTCGCAAACTCTACAGCCAAGCCTCTGGGTTGACGCATTTCTTCATGCACTACAAAGATGGCAAATATCGCGACGCGCTGATTGAGCATCTTTCACAGCTGTATAGCACCAACCTCCGGGTCCGGGAACGACCCGCCACACTGCCGCAACTCATCGGCACGGATTACAAAACGTTGGACGAACAGTACGGCGAATACATGCGGGCCGAGCAAGAGAGACTCACCGCACAAGCCAACAAATAATCCGTCCCGCGTACGACTTGAAATCATGAACTCCCCCGACTACCGCGGCATTCTCAACATCAATAAGCCGGCCGATATTACGTCCCGTCGTGTCGTCGACGTCGTGCAACGAATCGTTCGTCCCGCGAAGGTGGGACACGGAGGCACGCTTGATCCCCTGGCGACTGGCGTGGTGGTCGTCTGTATCGGGGCAGCGACGCGGCTCATTTCGTACGTCCAGCAAGGCCGCAAGGAATACCGGGCGCAGTTTCGCTTAGGCCTTCGCAGCAATACCGACGACATCACCGGTGAGGTCGAGACAGTGGAAGACTCCACGCAGCCGACTGCAGCGGCGGTTGCCCAAGCTCTGCAAAATTATGTGGGCGAAATCAATCAGGTTCCGCCGCAATTCTCAGCTGTGCATATCGACGGCCGACGCGCCTATAAAATGGCCCGCGCCGGAAAAACCCTCGACATCCCCGCCCGCCCGGTCCAGGTGTATCGCATTGATATTCTCAACTACACCTTCCCTGAATTGGAGGTCGAGATTGAGTGCGGCTCGGGAACTTATATCCGTTCTATTGGCCGCGACATGGGAGAGGAACTCGGTTGCGGCGCCGTGATGACCCAGTTGGAACGCACGCGTGTGGGGGACTATCGTCTCGACTCTGCTGTCGAACTGGATTCGCTGTCCCGTGAGTCGCTTTCCGCTGCGCTGTTGCCACCACTGTCGGCAGTGGCGCACTTGCCCCTCTATGCATGTTCTGAGGCCGACATGGAGAACATCCAGCACGGCCGCGCGATTCACGTTGCTCAGCCGATGTCCGATGATTCCGCCGCGACGGTGGCGATCACCGCTCCCGACGGCCGGCTGGCTGCGATTGCGACGTACAAAGACGAGATGCTGGCTCCCAAAAATGTTTTTAAGTGAAAGTCGCGGCAACTCTTTTGGTCGCTGTTCACGAATTTGCGCGATTGAAAATTGAATTTCTCCGCCGTTTCCTCCATCCTGTCGGTGAAACTTATTACCCAATCGACTGGGGCGAATCGGCATGGATTCAACGTTCAGCTTTCTTGGG from Symmachiella dynata encodes:
- a CDS encoding family 16 glycoside hydrolase — translated: MHSYRLVVGLMAVAGFALGGVFITGCAQAEDNPPKPPKKSFVPLYNGKDLSGWEVLDGNIEAWKADGELLSCVGEGGGWLRTEEMYSDYVLKLEFRVPPNGNSGVGLRFPDEGNPAFAGMEIQILDDEGDEYTELKDSQYSGSIYSEVAAKRGALKPPGEFNSYEITCKGPFIKVVLNGKTITEANIDEYDKASGDYKPLRDRPRIGYIGLQNHGSRVDFRNIEIKDLTNSITDPDTKVEMAYVDIVEGEGDAVGEGDAPTIHCTGRLLNGEKFYSSHDGAGQPLALPLTGYIPGWQLGIPGMKAGGRRKLIIPYQLAYGLRGFPPSIPPKAMLVFDVEVVKVK
- a CDS encoding BlaI/MecI/CopY family transcriptional regulator, producing MPIQRRHVADAELAVLEVLWDHSPRTIRQLTDILYPGGTTSEYATVQKLLQRLEDKGCVSRDRSQSAHQFSPSIARDDLIGEQLEQVAQKLCDGSLTPLLMHLTSNVRLKKRERELLKKMIDEAK
- a CDS encoding M56 family metallopeptidase → MLQTLFEIVLANAVLATVLAIGVALFARLCRRPAIAHGLWLLVFLKLITPPLVTVPLEILPAPPVISTSSAVIHAPVETTVAVQEAPIPTAIVATNAAPQLTAAPQPAGFPWRNYLVEGIVGLWIAGACGWLLLLGIRAWRFHRMARRTALAPAALQQQVRRLSTAFGVQAVPEVRMIHAQVSPLLWRIGGRPVILLPAELLTQLTPAQIDGILAHELAHLQRRDHWTRRLVLCVTALYWWHPVLWWSRRGLEQAAEQCCDAAVVARFPDHSRDYAAALLQTIDFLTGARPRLPASATTFGQGRSLKRRFAMILDKGVSPRLSWKMRGVLAAVGLTVLVVSPWVVAEEKATLEKPHPEPRAAVGASEAEFERIYAGGNDVKTDSKTLNQSVYMVACRMLVQDESGREHVIFSPRIILAENQEGTIAVGPIPGRTPKSDPEISQLITMGRAMRHVKVQQLDGDFVAFFARIDDKPEMNKGLLPDDDGVVTREFTHVYTKSLNVVEKVRLGKTFSVPFYDTDDDKKSKRCLEFTVTRIEKAKPKSPEPSVWGFTIPDDASPLGQEIRSALSVVLKKKKSVPAFMATTAIKNLRVTVEQVVDELGDAKNYPLVGPARLRKQQIECTAFFDIERQSNWPVPFTNVENCKEVFYLNWDQLFRVIENPSDKNSPAKSIGDETSSTDADAGTKTPDSTILRGAGVVSDSGLVGEVIFDERVKTP
- the dnaG gene encoding DNA primase; its protein translation is MPRQSSEEFKELVRSRTDIVSLIGEGVSLESRRGGHEFVGLCPFHDDRNPSLRVYPERQSFKCWSCNTGGDCFEFVMQSERVEFREAIELLATRANIEMPRTHQRGSQSQDGTSKSQLFEVVAWAEQQFHECLLNSPQAATARDYLNSRGFTADVIAAYRLGYHPNDWEWLIQRARGKFGLDVLTAAKLAAQRDGGRGYYDYFVDRVMFPIRDMQRRPVAFGGRILPGETRENAPKYFNSLESIIFTKSRLLYGFDHARDAIRKTDTVVVVEGYTDCITTHQHGQMNVVGTLGTALTETHVTNLKRFARKVVLVYDGDDAGQNAAERALTKFLAQEVDLRIMTLPAGMDPADFLATHGAAAFAKDIEQAPEAWQHKFRRAVARYGVDSIDAKDRVLDEMLEVLATVPHTGGADAGKWRNREDLILGSLVQRLGLKEHAVRQRLSDIRRRAADRQRNHDGPEAMQHDGPAYDSVSLPRKSLSRRDVYLEQELLQIVLAHPAVVGRLREDFACEELQDPQLRKLLACCYGLMDAGEELTFLRVMAELEDSALKGIAVSLDEEARRKGIGADLLEQTLACLRERHTTDAVEMSGQIREQVQQSGGGLNDETAAMLRRLSEYNKKRAVKNKLA